A genomic region of Halococcus sediminicola contains the following coding sequences:
- a CDS encoding DUF5778 family protein, producing MSETLDDELRRRTEALLEPGDIELQGLIVHTEYDSSEESMLHRATIEIGETIAKHAEADDTYVYSGTDDPDFGLNQHQGLTIEADEFVWECQQLLREGSYDVVFYYEASADHEAIVDELRAEGYTVTGVPG from the coding sequence ATGAGCGAGACGCTCGACGACGAACTCCGCAGACGGACCGAAGCGCTGCTCGAACCCGGCGACATCGAGTTACAGGGACTTATCGTCCATACCGAGTACGATTCGAGCGAGGAGAGCATGCTCCATCGCGCGACGATCGAGATCGGCGAGACGATCGCCAAACACGCCGAGGCCGACGACACGTACGTCTATTCGGGCACCGACGACCCCGATTTCGGCCTGAATCAGCATCAGGGACTCACCATCGAAGCGGACGAGTTCGTCTGGGAGTGCCAGCAGCTCCTCCGCGAGGGCAGCTACGACGTCGTGTTCTACTACGAGGCGAGCGCCGACCACGAGGCCATCGTCGACGAGCTTCGAGCGGAGGGCTACACGGTGACCGGCGTCCCGGGGTAG
- the ahbB gene encoding siroheme decarboxylase subunit beta has product MSDADAAPALDERDRAIINAFQGGFPVAERPFEPAARALTERGIDVTADELLDRIRRLDEEGVLSRFGVLIDAEAIGGTATLVAMHAPEERFDEVAEQVNAHREVAHNYERAHPHLNMWFVVSVADDEAVDEVLATIEEETGQKTYNLPKQREFRVEAKFLLDGPIADGDLDLSDLGPTVEPDGKESLTPAERDLVIELQGGLPLTATPYSDVADAVGRDVEWVVGTINRFLAEGKVRRVGVVPNHYALGYTENGMTVWDVPDELVAEVGPAIAELEFVTHCYERPRHEGVWPYNFFAMTHGRSEGESERRIEQVKERMNDFFDIGDENWDTLFSTRILKKTGIRMDERAAANTDDPSDR; this is encoded by the coding sequence ATGAGTGATGCGGACGCTGCCCCCGCGCTCGACGAGCGCGACCGGGCCATTATCAATGCCTTTCAGGGCGGGTTTCCGGTGGCTGAACGCCCGTTCGAGCCGGCCGCGCGAGCGCTCACGGAGCGCGGCATCGACGTCACCGCCGACGAACTGCTCGACCGGATTCGGCGACTCGACGAAGAGGGTGTCCTCTCGCGCTTCGGCGTGCTCATCGACGCCGAGGCCATCGGCGGGACGGCCACGCTGGTAGCGATGCACGCCCCCGAAGAGCGCTTCGACGAGGTCGCCGAGCAGGTGAACGCCCACCGCGAGGTCGCCCACAACTACGAGCGCGCACATCCCCACCTCAACATGTGGTTCGTCGTCTCGGTCGCCGACGACGAGGCCGTCGACGAGGTGCTCGCCACCATCGAAGAGGAAACCGGACAAAAGACCTACAATCTCCCGAAACAACGGGAGTTCCGCGTCGAAGCGAAGTTCCTGCTCGACGGCCCGATTGCGGACGGCGATCTCGATCTGTCGGACCTCGGACCGACGGTCGAACCCGATGGGAAGGAATCGCTGACGCCGGCCGAGCGCGACCTCGTCATCGAGTTGCAGGGTGGATTACCGCTCACCGCGACGCCCTATTCGGACGTCGCCGATGCCGTCGGACGGGACGTCGAGTGGGTCGTCGGAACGATCAATCGCTTTCTCGCCGAGGGAAAGGTCCGGCGTGTCGGCGTCGTGCCGAACCACTACGCGCTCGGCTACACCGAGAACGGCATGACCGTCTGGGACGTACCCGACGAGCTCGTTGCGGAAGTGGGACCGGCGATCGCCGAACTGGAGTTCGTCACCCACTGCTACGAGCGTCCGCGCCACGAGGGCGTCTGGCCGTACAACTTCTTCGCGATGACGCACGGCCGCTCCGAAGGGGAGAGCGAGCGCCGCATCGAACAAGTGAAAGAGCGGATGAACGATTTTTTTGACATCGGTGACGAGAACTGGGACACGCTGTTCTCGACACGTATTCTGAAGAAAACGGGCATCAGAATGGACGAGCGCGCCGCAGCGAACACCGACGATCCATCCGATAGATGA
- a CDS encoding precorrin-2 dehydrogenase/sirohydrochlorin ferrochelatase family protein translates to MIPLLHDFGGSTVVVFGGGPVGARKARRFAREARVVVVSPAFADAEFGDSERVRVAPTPDDVPEWFERIDPALAVAATSDEAVNDAVTRAARERGTLLNRADRSGGGDKHLDVTVPATVRDDPVLLAVATGGRSPALSRYLRERFENEFAGAGAMATLTGRLREQLREDTPPEARRAAIRAVVRSERVWKALGDGTPNPAQEAQSVISDVLSEEKR, encoded by the coding sequence ATGATTCCGCTGCTGCACGACTTCGGCGGGTCGACAGTGGTGGTGTTCGGTGGCGGGCCGGTGGGCGCGCGCAAGGCCCGCCGATTCGCGCGCGAGGCACGAGTCGTGGTGGTGAGTCCGGCGTTCGCCGACGCCGAGTTCGGCGACAGCGAGCGGGTGCGTGTCGCGCCGACGCCCGACGACGTACCCGAGTGGTTCGAGCGGATCGACCCGGCGCTCGCGGTTGCGGCGACGAGCGACGAGGCGGTGAACGACGCCGTGACACGGGCGGCGCGCGAGCGAGGAACACTCCTGAATCGTGCCGACCGGAGCGGTGGGGGTGACAAGCACCTCGACGTGACCGTGCCGGCGACGGTGCGCGACGACCCTGTGCTGCTGGCGGTCGCCACTGGGGGGCGGAGTCCGGCGCTCAGTCGGTATCTGCGCGAGCGTTTCGAGAACGAGTTCGCCGGTGCGGGCGCGATGGCGACGCTCACGGGACGACTGCGCGAGCAGTTGCGCGAGGATACACCGCCGGAGGCGCGCCGGGCGGCCATCCGGGCGGTGGTGCGCTCCGAGCGGGTTTGGAAGGCTTTAGGTGATGGGACTCCTAATCCAGCCCAAGAGGCCCAATCGGTGATCAGCGACGTGCTCTCGGAGGAAAAGCGATGA
- the hemA gene encoding glutamyl-tRNA reductase, giving the protein MTVATGIISGVSIAHQHASVEQIEAACACDERETVEALCAHEGIHEAFALQTCNRAELYVVADDPERGHETLSSVVTDSPAEAVRELGHEESLRHLMRVACGLESLVLGEDQILGQLQDAYASALAVGGIGPMFEEGIQKAIHVGERARTETAIDEGVVSLGSAAARLADEKRPLDGATGLVVGAGEMGTLAAQSLARSVGQLFVANRTKETAAHVAEQVDTDGTALALDDLPEALSLADVVVSATSSPVPVLDRAALESASEILLIDIAQPRDAPQAAADLPNVTHYDLDALESVTEETREQRREAAERVEAMIDREFDNLLARYKRQRADAVIAAMYENAERMKERELSRALSKLDTDGLTDDQHAVVESLADTLVSQLLAAPTKSLRDAAEADDWTTINSALRLFDPTFDSGDAPPAADPSDVPPETQHALASAVREHLDD; this is encoded by the coding sequence ATGACTGTCGCCACCGGCATCATCTCCGGTGTGAGCATCGCCCACCAGCACGCGAGCGTCGAGCAGATCGAGGCGGCCTGTGCGTGCGACGAGCGCGAGACCGTCGAAGCCCTGTGCGCTCACGAGGGAATTCACGAAGCGTTCGCGCTCCAGACGTGCAATCGTGCAGAGCTGTACGTCGTCGCCGACGACCCGGAACGCGGCCACGAAACCCTCTCGTCGGTCGTCACCGACAGCCCCGCGGAAGCCGTCCGCGAACTCGGCCACGAGGAGAGTCTGCGCCACCTCATGCGGGTCGCTTGCGGGCTGGAGTCGCTCGTGCTCGGCGAGGACCAGATCCTCGGCCAGTTGCAGGACGCCTACGCGAGCGCGCTGGCGGTCGGCGGTATCGGCCCGATGTTCGAGGAGGGCATCCAGAAAGCCATCCACGTCGGTGAGCGCGCGCGCACCGAGACGGCCATCGACGAGGGCGTGGTTTCACTGGGGAGCGCCGCCGCACGGCTCGCCGACGAGAAGCGACCGCTCGACGGTGCGACGGGGCTCGTCGTCGGTGCGGGTGAGATGGGAACGCTCGCCGCCCAGTCGCTCGCTCGCTCGGTCGGGCAGCTGTTCGTGGCGAATCGAACCAAAGAAACGGCCGCGCACGTCGCCGAGCAGGTCGATACCGACGGCACGGCGCTCGCTCTGGACGATCTTCCCGAGGCGCTCTCGCTCGCCGACGTCGTCGTCTCGGCGACGAGCAGTCCCGTCCCCGTGCTCGACCGCGCGGCGCTCGAATCGGCCAGCGAAATCCTGCTCATCGACATCGCCCAGCCGCGCGACGCCCCACAGGCCGCCGCCGATCTCCCGAACGTCACCCACTACGACCTCGACGCGCTCGAATCCGTCACCGAGGAGACACGCGAGCAGCGACGAGAAGCCGCCGAGCGCGTCGAGGCGATGATCGACCGCGAGTTCGACAACCTGCTCGCCCGCTACAAGCGCCAACGCGCCGACGCGGTCATCGCCGCGATGTACGAGAACGCAGAGCGGATGAAAGAGCGTGAACTCTCGCGTGCGCTCTCGAAGCTCGACACTGATGGACTGACTGACGACCAGCACGCGGTCGTCGAGTCACTCGCCGACACGCTCGTGAGCCAACTGCTCGCCGCCCCTACCAAGAGCCTGCGCGACGCCGCCGAGGCCGACGACTGGACGACGATCAACAGCGCGCTCCGGCTGTTCGACCCCACCTTCGACTCCGGCGACGCACCCCCGGCCGCCGACCCGAGCGACGTTCCACCCGAAACCCAGCACGCGCTCGCCTCGGCCGTCCGCGAACACCTCGACGACTAA
- a CDS encoding tRNA-binding protein: MGIDEPDIDPARFLDDVEMRIGEISSVEEFPEARKDVYKLDVDFGDETLQSAAGLTRYEREELLGRQVVAVVNLGTVQIADFESQCLVTGVDAADGDGVVHLQPEQPVENGTRVY; encoded by the coding sequence ATGGGCATCGACGAACCCGACATCGACCCGGCACGCTTTCTCGACGACGTGGAGATGCGCATCGGCGAAATCAGTTCCGTCGAGGAGTTCCCCGAGGCGAGAAAGGACGTCTACAAACTCGACGTGGATTTCGGCGACGAAACGCTCCAGTCGGCCGCCGGGTTGACGAGATACGAAAGGGAGGAACTGCTCGGCCGGCAGGTCGTCGCGGTCGTGAATCTCGGGACCGTCCAAATCGCCGACTTCGAGAGCCAGTGCCTCGTGACCGGCGTCGATGCGGCCGACGGCGACGGCGTGGTTCACCTCCAGCCCGAGCAGCCGGTCGAAAACGGCACGCGTGTCTACTAG
- a CDS encoding MFS transporter, producing the protein MDGNETATVSDALDGIPVGAFHRRLLAICGSAWAFDGMEVIIISFTLPVLIGAWSLSGLAAGLLGAASLMGMVLGNWGWGWYADRYGRKSAFQWTVLTYSLFAGLTALAVGFYSGFALRFLTGIGLGGALAVDTSYLSEHLPTERRGRYLVYLDAFWPLGNIFAVVLAWIFLSALASGGTVAVPFVGAVAGWRLLFVSAALPALLVFVIRSQLDETPYFLARVGKIEAANDRLREIAAENGGSHDPIDGDVSIRPAADFSRLFAPDLRRQTLMIAAAWFAINFGYYGVFIWLPQTVGAAGVVGNIYLYFVLIGVVQIPGYFSAAYLVERIGRKPTLGIYLLFSGLFTFVFAASMPGVDFLGLGLSGFWPFLGGLLAASFFTLGAWGAIYAYTPELFPTEARATGNGFAGGVGKIAAVIGPILAGALVSSGYLLALVPLAVAFVLGGVVVLAFGRETMGEQLA; encoded by the coding sequence ATGGACGGAAACGAGACGGCCACCGTATCGGATGCACTGGACGGAATTCCTGTTGGGGCCTTCCACCGGCGCTTGCTGGCCATCTGTGGCAGCGCGTGGGCGTTCGACGGGATGGAGGTCATCATCATCAGTTTCACCTTGCCGGTACTCATCGGCGCGTGGAGCCTTTCGGGGCTCGCGGCGGGACTCTTGGGCGCGGCGAGCCTGATGGGGATGGTGCTCGGCAACTGGGGCTGGGGCTGGTACGCCGACCGTTACGGGCGAAAATCGGCCTTCCAGTGGACGGTCCTGACCTACTCGCTGTTCGCGGGGCTGACGGCGCTCGCGGTCGGTTTCTACTCCGGGTTCGCGCTGCGCTTTCTCACCGGCATCGGTCTCGGCGGCGCGCTCGCGGTCGATACCTCCTATCTCTCCGAACACCTCCCCACGGAACGCCGTGGCCGGTATCTGGTCTATCTCGATGCCTTCTGGCCGCTCGGCAACATCTTCGCGGTGGTGCTCGCGTGGATTTTCCTCTCGGCGCTCGCGTCCGGCGGCACGGTTGCCGTTCCGTTCGTGGGTGCGGTTGCCGGCTGGCGGTTGCTGTTCGTGAGCGCCGCCCTCCCCGCACTGTTGGTGTTCGTCATCCGCTCACAGCTCGACGAGACGCCGTATTTCCTCGCTCGCGTCGGGAAAATCGAGGCCGCAAACGATCGGCTTCGGGAAATCGCCGCCGAAAACGGCGGAAGCCACGACCCGATCGACGGCGACGTGAGCATACGCCCGGCCGCCGACTTCTCCCGGCTGTTTGCACCCGACCTCCGCCGACAGACGTTGATGATCGCCGCGGCGTGGTTCGCCATCAACTTCGGGTACTATGGCGTCTTCATTTGGCTCCCCCAGACCGTGGGTGCTGCCGGCGTCGTCGGCAATATCTATCTGTATTTCGTTCTCATCGGCGTCGTCCAGATCCCGGGCTACTTCAGCGCGGCCTACCTCGTCGAGCGGATCGGCCGCAAACCGACTCTCGGAATCTATCTCCTCTTCTCGGGGCTGTTCACGTTCGTCTTCGCGGCTTCGATGCCCGGCGTGGATTTCCTCGGCCTCGGCCTCTCTGGCTTCTGGCCCTTCCTCGGGGGCTTGCTCGCCGCCTCCTTCTTCACGCTCGGCGCGTGGGGAGCCATCTACGCCTACACGCCCGAACTGTTCCCCACCGAGGCGCGCGCGACGGGGAACGGGTTCGCGGGCGGTGTGGGGAAGATCGCCGCCGTCATCGGGCCGATTCTCGCCGGCGCGCTCGTCTCGTCGGGCTACCTCCTCGCGCTGGTCCCGCTCGCGGTGGCCTTCGTTCTCGGCGGTGTCGTCGTCCTCGCGTTCGGCCGCGAGACGATGGGCGAGCAGCTCGCCTAG